In Myotis daubentonii chromosome 10, mMyoDau2.1, whole genome shotgun sequence, one genomic interval encodes:
- the AGBL3 gene encoding cytosolic carboxypeptidase 3 isoform X8, producing the protein MSEDSEEDYSDRTISDEDESDEDTYVKFEDLRQCALLTADSITDPFFPRTTQILLEYQLGRWVPRLREPRDLYGVSSSGELSPTRWPYHCEVIDEKVQHID; encoded by the exons ATGTCAGAAGATTCAGAAGAAGACTATTCAGATAGAACAATCAGTGATGAAGATGAATCA GATGAGGATACCTACGTGAAATTTGAAGATCTCCGCCAATGTGCACTTTTAACAG CTGACTCCATCACTGACCCATTTTTCCCCCGGACTACACAGATATTGTTGGAATACCAGCTAGGGAGATGGGTGCCACGTCTTCGTGAGCCACGAGATTTATATGGTGTCTCTTCTTCTGGTGAACTGAGCCCAACACGGTGGCCGTACCACTGTGAGGTCATTGATGAAAAAGTCCAGCATATTG ATTAA
- the AGBL3 gene encoding cytosolic carboxypeptidase 3 isoform X5 yields the protein MSEDSEEDYSDRTISDEDESDEDTYVKFEDLRQCALLTADSITDPFFPRTTQILLEYQLGRWVPRLREPRDLYGVSSSGELSPTRWPYHCEVIDEKVQHIDTTPPYSEPVYIPTGLEIEPIYSNSKEDTVVYLAEDGQNMNTS from the exons ATGTCAGAAGATTCAGAAGAAGACTATTCAGATAGAACAATCAGTGATGAAGATGAATCA GATGAGGATACCTACGTGAAATTTGAAGATCTCCGCCAATGTGCACTTTTAACAG CTGACTCCATCACTGACCCATTTTTCCCCCGGACTACACAGATATTGTTGGAATACCAGCTAGGGAGATGGGTGCCACGTCTTCGTGAGCCACGAGATTTATATGGTGTCTCTTCTTCTGGTGAACTGAGCCCAACACGGTGGCCGTACCACTGTGAGGTCATTGATGAAAAAGTCCAGCATATTG atacgaCTCCTCCTTATTCTGAGCCAGTGTACATCCCAACAGGCCTAGAGATCGAACCCATTTATTCAAACTCCAAGGAAGATACGGTAGTTTATCTAGCTGAAGATG
- the AGBL3 gene encoding cytosolic carboxypeptidase 3 isoform X6: MSEDSEEDYSDRTISDEDESDEDTYVKFEDLRQCALLTADSITDPFFPRTTQILLEYQLGRWVPRLREPRDLYGVSSSGELSPTRWPYHCEVIDEKVQHIGGSSTNWELDRLL, from the exons ATGTCAGAAGATTCAGAAGAAGACTATTCAGATAGAACAATCAGTGATGAAGATGAATCA GATGAGGATACCTACGTGAAATTTGAAGATCTCCGCCAATGTGCACTTTTAACAG CTGACTCCATCACTGACCCATTTTTCCCCCGGACTACACAGATATTGTTGGAATACCAGCTAGGGAGATGGGTGCCACGTCTTCGTGAGCCACGAGATTTATATGGTGTCTCTTCTTCTGGTGAACTGAGCCCAACACGGTGGCCGTACCACTGTGAGGTCATTGATGAAAAAGTCCAGCATATTG gtgggagttcaaccaactgggagctcgaccggttgctatga
- the AGBL3 gene encoding cytosolic carboxypeptidase 3 isoform X7 codes for MSEDSEEDYSDRTISDEDESDEDTYVKFEDLRQCALLTADSITDPFFPRTTQILLEYQLGRWVPRLREPRDLYGVSSSGELSPTRWPYHCEVIDEKVQHIGIEKQL; via the exons ATGTCAGAAGATTCAGAAGAAGACTATTCAGATAGAACAATCAGTGATGAAGATGAATCA GATGAGGATACCTACGTGAAATTTGAAGATCTCCGCCAATGTGCACTTTTAACAG CTGACTCCATCACTGACCCATTTTTCCCCCGGACTACACAGATATTGTTGGAATACCAGCTAGGGAGATGGGTGCCACGTCTTCGTGAGCCACGAGATTTATATGGTGTCTCTTCTTCTGGTGAACTGAGCCCAACACGGTGGCCGTACCACTGTGAGGTCATTGATGAAAAAGTCCAGCATATTG gaatagaaaaacaactgtaa